CATGGAAGCAGATCGGGTCCCTGGACGACCCGCTGGCTGCGCCGTCGGATATTACCGTGTCTGAACTCGAACAGGCGGGCATTCAGGTTGATTCGATCGTCATGTGGCGATACACGAATGGAGGCCTGACGTCTCGTACTGTGCATACAGGAACCAACTCAGTCACGGCATACGGGATGACGAATATCAATGACGTGATATTCAAGTTCTTCAATTCGCAGGCACCGGTCAGCGGGTCCGAGGGCTGCACGCCAGGATACTGGAAGCAGCCGCACCACTTTGTGAACTGGGTTGGCTATTCGCCCAGTGACAGCTTTGCGGCTGTCTTTGGCGTGAGCTACCCCGGTTCTCTGCTCGATGCCCTGAGCGCAGGTGGAGGAGGGGTTAAGGCGCTCAATCGACATGCGGTTGCCGCGTTGCTGAATGCAAGTGGGTCGGTCGGATATCCCGCGTCGGTAGCCGATGTTATCGCCGCTGTAAACGCGGCGTACGGTTCCGGTGATTACGAGAGTCAGAAGAACGTTTTCGAAGCGTGGAATGAGGCGGGCTGCCCGCTGTGAGGCTGCGGGTGGAGGGCGAGATTCATCTCGCCCTCCACGACGCCGAAAGTGCGTTGCTCAATGATCGTTAATCGAGTAGTTCCCTGGGTCCGACGCGCGCGCGAGCAAGGGGATGTGATCCTCGTCTATCATCGTATTGCCGATTGTACTTGGAACCCGTTCAACACTTGTGTTGCGCCGAAGAACTTCGAGGAACATCTCACAGTACTCCGCAAGTTCGGAAGCCCAGCCACCGCCAAGGCTATTGCACAAGCCGGAATAGCCGCTCGCCAAAGTGCGACGCGTATCGCCGTGACATTCGATGATGGCTACCGCGACAATGTCGACGTGGCACGTCCGATTTTGGAGGCGCACGACTTCCCTGCAACGATCTTCATTTGCAACAACGCGGTGCTGCGCCGTATCCCGTACTACTGGGACGAGGCAACTAGCATTCTGGATGAGCAAGCGACGCCGCCCAACACGTCCGTCGCGTGCGGAAATCGTCACTGGGATATGCACGGGGACCTTACGGTACGTCAGAAAGTCTACGTGGAATTCTGCTCAACGCTGAACCACAGCACTGTCGCAGCGAGAAACGACGCGATCGTCAGCCTTAGACAAGTTGCTGTCACGCGCGAAGAAGAAGCGAATCTGCTCTTAACCGTCGATGAGATAGTTGCGCTTGGCGCGGACCGTCTACTTACTCTGGGCGCTCACACGCTAGATCACGCGTGGCTGCCCAATGAGTCTGCTGAGGCGCAGCTGTATCAACTTCAGCAATCCAGGCTGGAACTCGAAGAAGTTGTCGGTAGGCCAATCGTGGAAGTCGCGTATCCGTATGGGCGATTCGATTCAACAACATCAGCAGCTGCCAAGCTGGCCGGCTATGCCTTTGCCTATACAACCGTGCGCCATAGAGTTCGTCCTGGTGTCCACCCGATGGAGATCCCACGAATTGTTGTACCGAACGTCGACGGGGACGGGTTTGAGTATTTTCTGCGTGAGATGGTATTTGGTTTGGGCGGCCGTGGCGGGCTTCAGTGGGCCGTAAATCGATGCATCAGGAAGGCGCGTCTGAGGCTAGAGGCGCAAGCGGCATTCTGATGAAACCGTCAAGAGTGACCTCTGAGAAGATCGGAGGTGCGTTGTATGACCTGCGGCCCTCAACCATCTGGCGATTCTTCAAGCAGCAACCGCCCTCGTACTGGCTTATCTGCGCCTACCTGGTACTGGAGTACGTCCGTCCCCAGCAGATCTACCCGTTTCTCAACGCACTGCCTCTCACATCAGCCGTAATCTTCCTATGCCTCGGGGCTACCATCATCGAAGGCCGCTTTCTGCGCAAGCTCAACGTCGCCGATGGCTGGCTCGCGCTATTTACCTTAGTCGTGCTTCTGTCGTCCGCTTTCGCATACTCGCCTGAGTTCGCGTTTGCAAATCTTGAGCTGTATGTGTCTTGGGTCCTCATCTATGCATTGATTTCGCTGGTTCTAAGGACAGAGCAGCAACTGTTGATGTTCATGCTGATCTATTTGCTGGCCTGCCTCAAAATGTCTCAGCATGGATTCCGCTCATGGGTCGCTAATGGGTTTGGCTTCTCGAGCTGGGGCGTCACATGTGCGCCGGCGTGGTTCCACAATTCCGGTGAGTGCGGCATTCAGATGGCGATGTTTCTGCCAGTCTCGCTGTTTTTCGCTGCTGCGCTCTGGCCCTTCCTCGTTCAGTGGGTGAGGCTGCTCCTGGCGTCAATGCCCATAACCGCTGCAGCCACGATCATCGCGACATCATCTCGAGGGGCGTTAGTAGGACTGGCAGGTATCGGCATCTGGCTCGTCCTGATAAGCAAGCATCGAATTAAGGCCGTTCTACTCGCTACTGTGCTCGCAAGTGTCGTACTCGCTCTGACGCCCGCGGAGCAGCGGACGCGATTGAACGAGATGGGCGATGACGGCACGTCCGTATCGCGCCTCGTATATTGGGAACATGCCAGGGAGATAATCGCAGACAAGCCATTGCTCGGTGTCGGATACTACAACTGGCTTCCGTATTATCGGCATTATTACAACCCGAATGGCGAGATGGTCCACAACGTGTTCTATCAGGCCACCGCGGAGCTAGGGTACTCTGGGTTGGCTGCTTTCATCGGAATGATCACGGCAACAATCGTGTTGAATCGGCGAACCCGACAGCTCATGCGAAAGCGTGGGACTCAGGGCCGCTTTCTCCGCGGTATGGCCACGGGTCTAGATGGAGCGCTGATCGGGTTTTTGATCACAGGTTCATTTGTGACGGTTCTTTTTTATCCATTCTTTTGGATCAACCTCGCGATGACCGCAGCCCTATACACCACAGCTCGTAAAACCGTTTGTCCTGCTCGCTCGTCGCGCGACGCTGCTCGCCCAG
This sequence is a window from Longimicrobiales bacterium. Protein-coding genes within it:
- a CDS encoding polysaccharide deacetylase family protein, yielding MILVYHRIADCTWNPFNTCVAPKNFEEHLTVLRKFGSPATAKAIAQAGIAARQSATRIAVTFDDGYRDNVDVARPILEAHDFPATIFICNNAVLRRIPYYWDEATSILDEQATPPNTSVACGNRHWDMHGDLTVRQKVYVEFCSTLNHSTVAARNDAIVSLRQVAVTREEEANLLLTVDEIVALGADRLLTLGAHTLDHAWLPNESAEAQLYQLQQSRLELEEVVGRPIVEVAYPYGRFDSTTSAAAKLAGYAFAYTTVRHRVRPGVHPMEIPRIVVPNVDGDGFEYFLREMVFGLGGRGGLQWAVNRCIRKARLRLEAQAAF
- a CDS encoding O-antigen ligase family protein; protein product: MYDLRPSTIWRFFKQQPPSYWLICAYLVLEYVRPQQIYPFLNALPLTSAVIFLCLGATIIEGRFLRKLNVADGWLALFTLVVLLSSAFAYSPEFAFANLELYVSWVLIYALISLVLRTEQQLLMFMLIYLLACLKMSQHGFRSWVANGFGFSSWGVTCAPAWFHNSGECGIQMAMFLPVSLFFAAALWPFLVQWVRLLLASMPITAAATIIATSSRGALVGLAGIGIWLVLISKHRIKAVLLATVLASVVLALTPAEQRTRLNEMGDDGTSVSRLVYWEHAREIIADKPLLGVGYYNWLPYYRHYYNPNGEMVHNVFYQATAELGYSGLAAFIGMITATIVLNRRTRQLMRKRGTQGRFLRGMATGLDGALIGFLITGSFVTVLFYPFFWINLAMTAALYTTARKTVCPARSSRDAARPVVPATA